One window of the Zea mays cultivar B73 chromosome 3, Zm-B73-REFERENCE-NAM-5.0, whole genome shotgun sequence genome contains the following:
- the LOC103649836 gene encoding uncharacterized protein has protein sequence MVISAEPRPPPPPDPVADAAAVEAAAAVTSNARQAAAVTSFPSLKTWGSHRALRCAHVNRAGDATARRSPGKLAVVKEKALSHLHEVEAGSSDDADADRVAAAEAAPALPPWKLRTRRRPKEAAPSGSMAAPPERRPSRACAEALDRARFSVTLTSEEIEEDIYSVTGARPRRRPRRRPRPVQKQLDMLFPGLWLSEITAETYRVPDHR, from the exons ATGGTGATCTCGGCTGAGCCGCGCCCGCCGCCTCCCCCGGATCCCGTTGCCGACGCCGCGGCGGTGGAAGCGGCGGCTGCGGTCACGTCGAACGCCCGCCAGGCCGCCGCGGTCACGTCGTTCCCGTCGCTCAAGACGTGGGGGAGCCACCGGGCCCTGCGCTGCGCCCACGTCAACCGCGCCGGCGACGCCACCGCCAGGCGCTCACCAGGGAAGCTCGCCGTGGTCAAGGAGAAGGCGCTGAGCCATCTCCACGAGGTGGAAGCTGGGAGCAGCGACGACGCCGACGCGGACCgcgtggcggcggcggaggccgCCCCCGCTCTGCCACCGTGGAAGCTGCGCACCCGGCGGCGCCCAAAGGAGGCGGCGCCGTCCGGGAGCATGGCAGCGCCGCCCGAGCGGAGGCCGTCGCGGGCCTGCGCGGAGGCTCTTGACCGGGCGCGGTTCTCCGTGACGCTCACGAGcgaggagatcgaggaggacaTCTACTCCGTGACGGGCGCGCGGCCTCGCCGCCGCCCTAGGCGGCGGCCTCGCCCCGTGCAGAAACAGCTCGAT ATGCTGTTCCCCGGCTTGTGGCTGTCGGAGATCACCGCCGAGACCTACCGGGTGCCTGACCACCGGTGA